CAACACCAAAACGCTTTTAATAAAAATTGATATTACAATCAGCCAAATCAAACGGCTTTTACTTTTAATAGCAAATAATAGTAATGCCAACAAACTCAAAACAAAAGCTATATTGACAACTCCTTTTATTCCTTTTAGGAATATCCAATTTTTAACACTTTCCCAAACCGAAAATTGTTTTATTGCTTCGTAAGAATACTGAAAATCATAAGTTTTAAGAATAGCTATTTCGGCAGAGTTTTTAAGCAAAAAATCGTTAGGTTTCCAACTCAAGTCTAAATCCAAAACTTGTACAGGAAAAATAGGAAATCCAAAGCAATACCAATTTTTAATCATAAAAATAGACACCACACCTACGCATACTATTATCAACTTATAAGTGAATTTCCGTATTAAAAAAGCATATAAAAAGACCATCAACGGGAGCCATATTATGGTAGGTTTTATGCTGAAAATCCAAACCGAAAACCCAAATAGTGCTGACACATTATGGTTTTTATTCAAAACTTCATTCAAAATTATTAAAGAGCCTACAATAACTGGTAAATCTGTACTTGGCGATTGTAAAAACAATAACAAAATAGGCAAAAAGATAAAATGAACCCACACCTTTTTCTCTATAATGTAAATGATATATCCTAAAAGTAATACTACATTCAATCGCAGAAAAACATCGGAAGTATTAGAAAATCCAGCCTGTAGAATATGCCAAAGGGACATTTGCCCTAATATTAAATCTAAGTTTCCAATTCCCTTTACTAGACCTACCTCTGCAATCCATTTAATACTAGGCACATAATAACCAAAGTGGTCTAAAATAAATGGATACCCACTTCCAAAAAGCAACACGACAAAAAGCAACGGAGCAAAAATCAAATAGTTTCTAGTGATAAAAGTTCCTAATACGCGATATATTTTAAAATAAATGAAAGCACTTAGTCCTAAGACCAAGCTAGAAACTTCTACTACTCTATTGATAGGCACAGCAAATGCTAAAACCACCCATACCAAACTCAACCCCATACACCCTGCGAAAAAAGTAGAGGATAGTTTTTCTTCCCACAACTTTCCTAATAGTTTCTCAAACAGCACTCCTATCCCTAACAAACTAGGGAAAATAACGCCTACGGAAAGTAACAGATAAAGCATAAAAACTACTTTTTATAAAAATTTAAAACATTATCTCTCATCTGTTTTTGTCGGTAAGGTTTTTCATTGAATATAGGAGCTTTAGTCCCATTATTCAAAGTTAAATTAGAAGCTTTGATTACCACCGCCTCATCCCAAAGTTGAGCTTCAATAAAGGTATTTAACATCTTACTTCCTCCTTCTATAATGATAGATTGTATCTGCTGTTCATACAAATGATATATCAGTTCTTCTAGAAAATTTTCTCTATCAATTTTTATCCATTTCAGATGGTCTTGCTCATCATTTTTATGAAGATTAAAAATAATCGTAGGAGCATTAGTATTGAAAATATTAAAACTTTGAGGAACTTTAAGCTCCAAATCTATTAAAACTCTAGTAGGATTTCTACCGTCAAGATGCCTTACATCTAAAGTAGGGTTATCATTAAGTGCCGTTTGTGTACCTATCAAAATAGCGTGTTCTTCGGCTCTCATCTTATGCACATATTGAGATACCAAAGCGTTGGAGATAGGCGTTGAAGCGAAATTTTGGTCTATAAAACCATCGTTAGACTCTGCCCATTTCAGGATAATGTATGGCCTTTTTTTCTCATGGAAAGTAAAAAATCTTCTATTAAGCCATCGGCATCGTTCCTCCAACACTTTATCAACCACCTCTATCCCTGCCTCTTCTATCATTGCTTTACCTTTACCACCTACTTTTTCATTAGAGTCAGCGGAGCCTATAACCACTTTTTTGAACCCAATTTCTGTGATTTTAGCAGCACAAGGTGGCGTTCTCCCAAAATGGGAACAAGGCTCTAATGAAACATAAATCGTAGATTCTTTTAAAAGCTCTTTATTCTCCACCGAATTGATAGCGTTAATTTCTGCATGAGGCTCTCCTGCTTTGTGGTGATAGCCTTCCCCTATAATGATGCCGTTGTGTACAATTACCGCTCCCACCAAAGGGTTAGGGTAAGTGTTACCTCTAGCCTTCTCTGCCAAAGCAATACACCGACTTATATATTTTTCGTGAGACATACGGAGCGCTTATTTTTGATATTAACTAAAAAACTTTGTTGAAATCAGTTTAAAATCCCAACAAAGTTTTTGTTTCTATTTTCGTTTAACCTTTTATTATTCTCCAGAAATCATTTGATGTAATGTAATTCTAAGGCTCTCTAATTGAGCTCTCTTATCGTCAATTTTCTCAAAAGTATCTTTTAACAACGGATTCTCTCTCGTTGGATTGTTAAAGAAAGAAAGATTGTTTTCCAGCTTAACCACTTCAGCCTCAAGGTCTGTAATTTGGTTTTTAAGTTTACGAGCTCTATCGGTAATTTGAGATTCAGATAAGCCTTCTTCCTTAATATCAAACTCATTAAGGTTATTAAGTTTTAGCTTTTGTTTTAGAGTTTTATTAAACTCTGAATTGATGCTCAACTTATCCTTAGGCACCTTGCCTATGGCATTCCATTTATTTTTAATATCCTCTATTATTTCTAGAGAGTTTTCTCCTTTCTCTATTTTTTTAAGTTCTTCTAGGAGAGCTTTCTTCTGCTTAAAGTTTTCATTCCAATCGTCTCCAGCCGCTTCGCTTTTGGTTCTGTATTGGTCAAAGAAAAAGTTACACGCCTCACGGAAAGCATCCCATACTTTATTTGCTTGACTTCTAGGCACGTGCCCTATCGCCTGCCAGTCTTTCTGAAGTTTCTTGAATAGAGGCACCATAGTCTCCCAATCTTCGGAGTTTTTGTTGTCTTGAGCCACTTTTATCAACTTATATTTTTCTTCTAAGTTGTTGATTTGAGTTTGTTTAAGACCTTTATAAAACTCGTTTTTAGCAGAGTTAAAGGCTCTTACACTTTGCTTAAAATCAGTCCAATTTTGGGTGGAAAGTTTTCTAGGAACACTACCTAACTTTATAAATTCTTCTCTTAGCTCTTCCATTTTTTTGATGGACTTCTGCCAATAATTATGGTTAGGTTTTTCTGGCGACCCTAAAGCCTTAATTTGAGTAATAATAGCGTTTTTCTTCTCTAGATTTTCTTTTTGCTCTACTTCTCTCGCTGCGAAAAGTTCGGTTTTTCTATCATGTATTTGGTTAGAAATTTCCTTAAATTCCTCCCAAGTGCTATCCCTAAACTCTTCTGCCACAGGTTCTGCCTCCTCTCTCCAAAGTTTGTGGAGATATTGTAACTCATTAAGTGCTTTTTGTACCAATGGCTCTACCAACAACTCCTTAGCACGAGCGATGATGTGCTGTCTCTTTTCCAAATTATGGGCATACTCTTGCTCACGGTATTCTTTGTTGAGGTCTAGCATTTGGTAAAAACCGTTGAGGTGATGATAGTAGTTATTGTTCAGATTTTTGAACTCCGACTTTGCTACTTTACCTGCATTAGCCCAAGCCTCTTTTATTTCTCTTATAGCTTTGAAGAGGTCTGTCCCTGGCTCTGTATTGGTGTAAAGATTTTTAAGTTTCTCCACAATCCCTAGCCTTACCTCTAGATTTTTTTGATGTTCTTCCTCTTGCTTTTGAATAAAGAGGTCTCTCTTCTCTTTAAAAATATTGACGAGTGCAGAAAACTTTGCTTGTAAAGGGTGTTCGTAGCTGAAAACCTCCGAAGGGTCATTATCTGCTGCTTCAAACTCCTGTTTTTTGTTTTCTGTTATTTCATCTATTTGCTCAGAAATAGATTTTCTAAGTGCATTGAATTTCTGAATCTCCTCTCCTGCATTCTCTAGATTGATGAGCTTCTCTAACTTATCTACCAATTCTTTCAAAGATAACTTTTCGTTCTCTTCGTGGTCATCATCATCGTGGTCTTCTTCTTCAACTTCCAACTCTTGATAAGACGAAGTTTCTAAAACAGTATTTTCCTTTACTTCTTGGTTGGGTTGAGGGGTATTCAATTCTTCTTGTCCAGAGTTCAGAGTTTCTTTGTTCATAACAATATATTTTTAGCGTATTAAATTCTAATTAGGTACAATGCCCTAATTTTTCCATCGGCACTAAATTAAAGGTTTTTTATACTAAATTCCAAATTTCCCAGGCTTTTTCTGCCTGTTGTTCCAGCATAAATAGCCCATTAGCTGTTTTAACTCCTCTTTTTTGAGCTTCTTTAATGAGTTTAGTTCGTTCGGGATTATAGATAAGGTCTAATACCAAATGTTCGTCTGAAAGCCCATCAAACGGAAATGGAACACAATCTTCCACATTAGGATAGGTACCTACGGGAGTACATTGTATGATGATTTGATATTCAGACAAATGTTCTTTGGTAAGCTGTTCAAAATTAATTGTCCCTCGTCTAGAGACCACAAGATACGGAATACCCTTACGCTCTAACACAAATTTAACAGCTTTAGCCACTCCACCATCTCCTAGTACAAGTGTCTTCTGATGAGTGGGTTTAAGATGGAGGTCTAAGGTTCGTTCAAAACCATAAGCATCTGTATTATAGCCTATCTTCTTTCCTTCTTTAATACTTACTGTATTTACCGCCCCTATGGCTTGGGCTTCCTCGCTAAGCTCATCTAGGTAGTTTATAATTTCTACTTTGTACGGAATGGTAACATTAAAGCCCACCAATCTAGGATTAGACCATAATTCTGTAACGCCCTCTATACTAGGCAAATCTAAAATATGGTAGGAAATATCTTTAATAAATAACTTCTTAAACTTAGCCTCAAAATATTTTTGAGAGAATGAATATGAAATGTTTCTCCCTATAAGCCCCAAATGTTTTCCCATAAACTCGTTCCTAATAACCAT
This Riemerella anatipestifer DNA region includes the following protein-coding sequences:
- a CDS encoding LIC_10190 family membrane protein codes for the protein MLYLLLSVGVIFPSLLGIGVLFEKLLGKLWEEKLSSTFFAGCMGLSLVWVVLAFAVPINRVVEVSSLVLGLSAFIYFKIYRVLGTFITRNYLIFAPLLFVVLLFGSGYPFILDHFGYYVPSIKWIAEVGLVKGIGNLDLILGQMSLWHILQAGFSNTSDVFLRLNVVLLLGYIIYIIEKKVWVHFIFLPILLLFLQSPSTDLPVIVGSLIILNEVLNKNHNVSALFGFSVWIFSIKPTIIWLPLMVFLYAFLIRKFTYKLIIVCVGVVSIFMIKNWYCFGFPIFPVQVLDLDLSWKPNDFLLKNSAEIAILKTYDFQYSYEAIKQFSVWESVKNWIFLKGIKGVVNIAFVLSLLALLLFAIKSKSRLIWLIVISIFIKSVLVLLFSAQYRFFLEVFFVVPLLVFRNWFSAKKVAFVSVIGTLGMSVFLFTPSLIVKYVPSFRLGGFIKNIELSQVVKPATYKYQRYKTFTIGNLTFNVVDNYPFSFDTPLPAISPSFLELYLEAGIFPQKIGSNLKEGFVWKKLSNEDKEQLQQIVNGFYINEKR
- the ribD gene encoding bifunctional diaminohydroxyphosphoribosylaminopyrimidine deaminase/5-amino-6-(5-phosphoribosylamino)uracil reductase RibD — encoded protein: MSHEKYISRCIALAEKARGNTYPNPLVGAVIVHNGIIIGEGYHHKAGEPHAEINAINSVENKELLKESTIYVSLEPCSHFGRTPPCAAKITEIGFKKVVIGSADSNEKVGGKGKAMIEEAGIEVVDKVLEERCRWLNRRFFTFHEKKRPYIILKWAESNDGFIDQNFASTPISNALVSQYVHKMRAEEHAILIGTQTALNDNPTLDVRHLDGRNPTRVLIDLELKVPQSFNIFNTNAPTIIFNLHKNDEQDHLKWIKIDRENFLEELIYHLYEQQIQSIIIEGGSKMLNTFIEAQLWDEAVVIKASNLTLNNGTKAPIFNEKPYRQKQMRDNVLNFYKK
- a CDS encoding DUF349 domain-containing protein, with the protein product MNKETLNSGQEELNTPQPNQEVKENTVLETSSYQELEVEEEDHDDDDHEENEKLSLKELVDKLEKLINLENAGEEIQKFNALRKSISEQIDEITENKKQEFEAADNDPSEVFSYEHPLQAKFSALVNIFKEKRDLFIQKQEEEHQKNLEVRLGIVEKLKNLYTNTEPGTDLFKAIREIKEAWANAGKVAKSEFKNLNNNYYHHLNGFYQMLDLNKEYREQEYAHNLEKRQHIIARAKELLVEPLVQKALNELQYLHKLWREEAEPVAEEFRDSTWEEFKEISNQIHDRKTELFAAREVEQKENLEKKNAIITQIKALGSPEKPNHNYWQKSIKKMEELREEFIKLGSVPRKLSTQNWTDFKQSVRAFNSAKNEFYKGLKQTQINNLEEKYKLIKVAQDNKNSEDWETMVPLFKKLQKDWQAIGHVPRSQANKVWDAFREACNFFFDQYRTKSEAAGDDWNENFKQKKALLEELKKIEKGENSLEIIEDIKNKWNAIGKVPKDKLSINSEFNKTLKQKLKLNNLNEFDIKEEGLSESQITDRARKLKNQITDLEAEVVKLENNLSFFNNPTRENPLLKDTFEKIDDKRAQLESLRITLHQMISGE
- a CDS encoding shikimate dehydrogenase family protein yields the protein MVIRNEFMGKHLGLIGRNISYSFSQKYFEAKFKKLFIKDISYHILDLPSIEGVTELWSNPRLVGFNVTIPYKVEIINYLDELSEEAQAIGAVNTVSIKEGKKIGYNTDAYGFERTLDLHLKPTHQKTLVLGDGGVAKAVKFVLERKGIPYLVVSRRGTINFEQLTKEHLSEYQIIIQCTPVGTYPNVEDCVPFPFDGLSDEHLVLDLIYNPERTKLIKEAQKRGVKTANGLFMLEQQAEKAWEIWNLV